The genomic region ttttgtttttctcctaagAAAAGTGAAACTTACCCATTAagcatgagaaaaaaagaaaataaaaactaatcaTTTATATAACACACACTATgtcattcatattttcttatctaATTCAAACACTTTCTTGATGGTTAAGGGTGATCACCGCTGCTCTGTGCTACCCGGTAATTCAATGCAGTGACTCCTCAGGGACTATGGAGAAACATGTGGCTACTCTCTTCCTACATTAACTGGTTCTACACTGTATCTTCTCCCCCTAATCTCATTTAGGTGCGTCACCTGCTTCTAATCCAATGTCTCATGTTATACCAAACTGGGTAACCTCAGAGTTTCTGTATTACAGCCCATGTTCATTACTGGAGGTCACGCTGACTTAGTCTTTCATCCATATTCCGGTTACACTATTTTCTCCCAACCATGTCCTGAATGACTCAGCTATCAGAAGCATGACCATAactaagtattttttaatgtacttctttatttgaaatatgtGAAATGGGGAAAAAGAAACCCATTCAACTTTAAGTATACAAAAGTGTTTGGACAAAAGATGATGATATCTTCTCTACAAGTTACTACATTAGCAAGGAAGTAAGGTTTATAAAAGCTCTGGCCCCGTAACATTGTATGTATAGAAAAATCTGAACAGCTTACAAATGAGCTTGTGGGCCAcaatctaaaaattaaagaataattgTGCTTTAATCCTAAACTTGAATATACAAGTGAAAGGATATTTGTTCCTTTTATGAGTATTTATATCATGCCCTGCTTTTTCTCAGTGCTTCCATATACATCAGtaattctgccttttcttttttactatatttttaattcttttttgagttggagaccagcctgggcaacactgcaagactttgtctccactaaaaataaacaaacaaaaaagttggccaggtatgggggcgcatgcctatagtctcagctacttatgaggctgaggagggaggatcacttgagctcaggagttggaggtggcagtgagcgatgattgcgccactgcactccagggcaacacaactagaccctgtctcaaaaaaataaaataaaataaaataaattattttttgagatgatgcTTTCTTGCTGCCAATTGagacaaaataacattttaaatgtcaaattcAGGGacataaaaaaagcaaaaagaggacCTCAGGAatcaaagaagaggaaaggaacaaACCAGGTCATTTACACTtcttacattttgaaattttaaaagaaaaaaacataaataggaatgctatttataaaataaatatggatttttccattgtgggtttttttgtaacACGACCCATTAAATGGATTTCATGACCCACCCCAGGGTCAAACAATCTGAAAACACCAATATGTAGTAAAATGGTGGCAGCAGAAAAAAAGTTCCACAATCAGGTTTTTGGCCTTGTAGCAGGAAATCCTGATGCACAAGTTCTACCATCATCAGTGCCACAATAATTACCAGGTCACCATAATGTGACCATACAGAAATAAAGCTGCCCTGGCAACATGGAACAGGTCAACAAAACTCTCTTAACTTACACACTGGTCTCAACCATGAAAGCAGTTCAGAAATGCCAGCTCATTTCTAAGTCAGATGCTGACTATTGTCTCTAGCGAGAAAATAAGCCTgtcttactttcatttttctatccTGAAATAATCTTACACTAATGAGCGATTTGTGTtgtgcaaaatacaaaaatgagaggGTTTTAGGGACACAGGCAAAGGTATATGAAGCTTAGAGTCAATCTCTTTAAGGccattaaaattatttgcaaCAGAAAAATCCTACAACTAAAAACTTTTGGTGAGCTGAGTAATTAAGACAATAAGAAAGAGCCTTTTCTTGTGAATATGTCATTATGGAAATCACCTCGAAAATCACGCAGATACAAAAACCTCCACAAAAGTGGGTCATTTGAAGCAGTAAAGAGGTCACGACAAACTGCAGACAAAGACAAGACGGAACGAACATCCAGAAGTCGGAAGATCCGTAGTTTCAGTTCCAACGGGAGGACGACCAACCCAAATACATCTGGTAGGCtcagtgctaaaaggaaaaaaagagaagtaacaGGTATTACTGAGTAAAGAACATCTGGCTTTCTCCACACAGTCAACAAAGTTGCCACCTGTTCCTTTCTAAAGTGGCAAAAAATTAGATGGTACTCTTAATTATACACAAGTATGCATCATCTACAACGAATTTTTAACCCCAGCTTGACTATAATTACTACTAACTCATGCAACTCTAGGCCCTTACTCCCTTGATGTTTTAGTAGAAAGACAAATGCTTTTTAATATAAATCAAATAACTCTAACAATTGCTAAATTCTAGCCAATGGCCTCTTCTGTCTCAAACATTATTCAATACAACAGTATTTCTTTATTCAACTACAGAAAATGAGTAATTCTTGGCTTTTATATCTGATTCCCTGCCAGTTATTAACTGTGTGcctttggacaagttatttaaactctaacttaatttcatctgtaaaatggattaaTATTACATCCCACCGACTTCAATGAGTTGTTGTGACAAGTAAACGTATTAATACGTattaagtgcttagaacaatgttTGGCACACCAAGCATAAGCACTCAAGTGTTAGCAAATTACTATTACCTGAAGTCTAGCAGGCTAAAAAGAGATAGATAAATTCAGAAACAAagccaagaaaggaaaagaaaaataatatgttcCAAGTTCAGTGAAAATTATGTTTTGGTTATCAGCACCTTCAAAATATTTGTGATACTATCCTCCACtagcaaaaataatcaaaatccaACAAAGACATATCTATATGTGTTTTTCAATTGACATTACTTCCTTTCCCTCATCACCAACTACAGAGAAGACTACTGTTATAATAGACATGCCACCATTCAACTTGACACCAAAAATGTTACTTACTTCTCTACACACAGAGAGCAAATAAAAGCCACTATCTGTTCACATAAGTCAGAAACTACCTACTAGTTGGAGAATTGTGGTAGATTGTATTGTGGTTCTCAATCACTTCCTACACATAATTATACTTCCCCACCCCACTACCATTAGGCTTGgccatttttgtcttattttttcaataaaatgtgagtggaagtgacATATATAATTTCTGGGCAAAAGCGTTGAACCAACACATAATTGGGCCACTGGCACACCACAAGAGGAGCATGTCCTAGATAAAGACAACTCCTTCAGCCAAAGCAAACCCACACACAACATGTACACGAGCGAGAAGTAAATTTCACTGTAAGTCactgagatttaaaatttttttaactgcaaaaaaaaataagagaaagctaATATAAGGATCTTGAGTGAATTATAAACCTTACTGAATTATGATTTCATCATGTATAAAATAAGTACCATAAAATTTACTTCAAAGTCATTAGCAGTAAATAAGAGTACATGTGAAATATCCAACAAAGTGCCTGCATAGAGCCTCCaataaatggtttaaaaaaaaaactcagatcCAATTACAgaccatatattatttatatgtgtgtgtatatacacacatacatatatatacacacatatatataaatatatgtggttctcatatatatataaatattgtgGTTCTCAATCACTTCCTACACATAATTATACTTCCCCACCCCACTACCATCAGGCTTGgccatttttgtcttattttttcaataaaatgtgagtggaagtgacATATAATTTCTGGGCAAAAGCCcagaatataaatgtatgtgtgtatagagaGAAAGAGCATTTTTTATGTACCTGACCCCATGCTAGACCACAAGAATACAAACGTAAGATATATTCCCTACCTTCGAGATATTCCCAACCTTAGGTGGAAAGAAATCATATCAACAATTATAGTCCATGGAAAAGagtctataataaaaatatgtacaaaatagcATGGAGATACAAAGAGCAAGTAAATAGCACTTAAGGAATATTAAGCTTAGTCTTAAAAGAGGAACATTTAGCTAGGAGCAGAAAAGAGGGCAGTCAGATGTCATACCCACCAAGAATACTAAGTATACTTATATTCTTTACAGTCCCTTGAACTGAGACAGTATTTCATCTCTTACCTTGTCGGGTAAAAGCCAGAAGAGGGTACACCAGCTGGTCTTTAAAGAGGCGAGAGAGTTTCTGAAGATCTTTGTATATCTTGGCTACATGTTCccctagaatattttttaatgaaaaatcaaaacccaAAATCAAGTGGAAAAACTGTCCTCTATTTCTGCCAAACACAATCAACATGgcaaataaatattcacaaataattCACAAAGATAAGCATGAACCAAATTCCTTCATGGAAGAAGTACAGTGCAAGACTTGATAAAACTGAATCTTAgatataaaagctaaaaattcCATGCTATCAAATTAGTAGAGTTGTGCCCAACCTCTCTAGCTCATAGGCTGCAATTGTAGAAAAAGCTCGTGTGAGATTCATACACAGGAAGATTTCCTGAATAGCTATCAatctgtgctgggcactgaggaCACAGTGGAGACCTGCTCCTGTAACGCTTAGAACCTGGTAAATTAATAGCATTTATCACATGATGACTATGTATCAGCACCTGTGTCAagcatttttcaaactttcaCATCAGAAGTTCTTTCCTAAGTAATTACTATCGCCATTTTAAAAACAGGTCAAGCTACAGAAAGCCTGTCCAAGGCCCCATGGTTAGTGGCAGAACAGTGCACAAACCCAAGTCCATGTGGCTCAAAAGCACTCATTTTTAGCCACCACACTGCTACTCAAAATGTGGGCGACAGATCACCAGAATTGACAATACCTGGAACTGTTTAGAAGTACTGAATCTCAGGCCTGCTGCAGACCTACCAAATCAGAACCTGTAGTTTAATAAGATCCCCATGTGACTCATATTAAAGTATGGACGCACTACCAAATTGCAGCTGAGGTTCCCACTTGTTTTGCTATTTACCAAGTGTATAGCCTTGGACAAATAACCTGCCCCTCTGATCCTCACCTTTTTGCTCAACTGTTTAAGGGAGACGCCACCACTATACCCGATAAGGTTGTTACAATTGAGAGCTCCACGAGCAGTGCCTAGTGTATCAGTAGACAATTTATGCTTGCTCCTTCCCCATtccatatttatgtatttcactATCTATAACAAATAAAACACTCAGTATAACGGGATCgataagaagaaggaaagagacacGCAGCTAATGTCTAAATCTTTGTTGTGTGACTTGCAATCTTGAACTGAAATTTGCTGTcaaggtataatttttaaaaatcaatttggcTCAAGGGcttttttcaaatgtgaaaactgattttctttaaatgaattttttccttcagcaACCTGGTATATAACTATTTAATTAGAAACTTATGAATAAAAGGATAAATAACAGTGCCTAGTTGTAGTTACTAGGTGCTATCAGCCACagtaaaaattcattaaaatgactTGCCAAATGAGCAGCATATTCCTACTCAACGTAaaagactttattaaaaatacttcattataACAGTCCATAAAGTTGTAATTTAACAGTATTTAACATTCTTCCTcccttccatttcctttttccttatctaagaaaaagcagaaaaagaatagCAATCTGAGCTACATTCCtgtaaaagttgttttaaaaggcTGGGAGTCAGCCAAATCTATTCCAATCCTGTATTTCACCATTGATTAGTTCTGTGACCCTTACGTAACTTAGCTTCCTCTAGATCTGTTTCCTGATCTAGAAAATGGGCATAAGAGTGTAGAGTATTTCTACTCTCCATAACAAGGTCCTCCCTATACGGTGATCAATACGGAGTGTCGTAGCCAAGGAATTTCAAGTTTTTCTGACCCTAATGATAAAAGCCATCTATACAGATTCATCAGTCCAGTTTATGCAGTTTCAACAGGGGCAAAAACTGGTCCTTGACAGGTTAAAAACTATTATATTGGTTTGTGATCCTTCAAAGGGTCAcagtacataaataaaatatatttgtggtaTTAAATTTCATGAAGGAGAGAAATCGAGGGGAAAAATCTCCGAAGGCTCCTTTGGGAAGTGATAATAAAAAGATTGAGAAACTCTGGCCTAGTCTGCCATTAAACGTtcaacttggccaggcgcagtggctcacgcctgtaatcccagcactttgggaggccgaggcgggcagatcacaaggtcaggagttcgagaccagcctggccaatatggtgatagcctgtctctactaaaaatacaaaaaaatcagcgagcgtggtggtgtgtgcctgtagtcccagctactcgggaggctgaggcagaagaattgcttgaactcgggaggcggaggttgcagtgagccaagatagcaccactgcactccagcctggcgacagagtgagactgcgtctcaaaaaaaaaaaaaaaagctcaattcACCTAATGCCCAAGTTCTGATTCTACGTCCAACCAGAGaccattataaatatgtattctgctgtctCCTTTTCCCATCAGTTTTAGTTAGTATAAATCAATCTCTCAGGGCTGATCTCCCCTAGGAATGAGCAAGAATAAGTCTTTAGACCTTCAAAGCAACAATGTCAATCTAGCCAGCCTTTCCTAAAGGACTGCTATAAATGCCATCTTCCCACTGTACCACAACATTCCCACTAGGCTCTTAAAACCCTCCTAAGTTTACTAAGAAGATTAAATGGAATAACATATGTACGGACACAAGTGCAGAATGAAACAGGCACTTAAAAAATGTCAGTTCCCCTCTCCACCTTATCTCTTCTCCTCCAACCACCTGTAACTGCCTCTCACAGTTTGGTTTAactgaaaaatgataaaaaggaaaatctgtCTTCTTTGCATCTATTAATAATTTTAGAGAGTTTAGGCAAAACCTTATCTAGAATGCAAACTTTTGGTAAAGTATCAATCTGTATAAAACAGCAATCAAATTTATGTAGGTTTAAACAAAGATTTTGATTGCAGTTTTTCCTCCAATAATCTTTAATAATGAACTTGAATTACTTCCACGAAACACAGATCTCTATATTGGTTAAATATGATACCAGAGAGATCTCCAAAGATTAGTACAGAAACTatgaactatcatcagagtgtaATAAATTACATGCTAGTGTTATCTCATAACAATATAATTCAGCACTCTATGACCctaagaaaaacaggaaagaaacaaacTCCTCAAATTATAAGCAAAACTTTCGCATTTTTTAAACCTTTGCATTCTTAAGCAAACCACATTATCTTACATATGCTTTAATCTCACATagaaattttctgtcttttgaacattatctttcagatttttttcttacacGAATTTCACCGAGTTTCACTCCAAAAgttaaataatgtttatattacCTAGTTTCTCTTTGCAAATAAAAGATTCTGGTAGCAGCTGCAATCTTTTCACACTTCTAATCTCATTGTTGATTTTCAGTGTAGctgtaaataaacaaaagaaagatgatAAAAAATTCTGTCACTTCATCAACTGCCTTTCTTTTTTAGTATGGGCTTGCATTTCCTTGCTCCTAATATACTAAGGACACATTATATAAAACAAACTGTTCTTCGCCTATTTCTTTCTCTGACAGCAAGTTCAAAAGTGTAAACCTGGCATCACATGAAGTAAAATCACTCTACAACACCACCTTTAAAAACTACAGTAAGCATCTTTATATAAAATCTACTAGGCAGCAGCTTATTAGTAATTGAAAGATACGCAACAAGGCTAATCAGAGGCAACTAAACACaataaaatcattatttctaATGAAGTCACTAAAAActccatttatcttttatttaaccCTTGGCAATGAGTCTTCCCTTGTTCATTAAAATAATCTTGCTAGTTTTCAGAGCATCATCTCTCTTCCAGACCCAAAGGACCAATATTCCTGACATCACCAGAGGGTTCAATTTTAATCATGTATACAAAGGCGCACTTCAACTCATTCCATGAAAGAGCCCAGTGATGTGCTTATGCACATGTGCACCAAGCAGGATGCCTGGAGTGAAGGAAAGATTTAAAGACACACTgctcttttcaaataatcaatcCTGGAATGGCTGGCTGCCATGCAAGTCTGCCAAGAGCTGATTTGCCAAGAACAGTAAAGAAACAAAGTATGAGAAATTAAGAAATCATCAAGACATTCAGtagttattctttttatattaagTATTCTGAATCTAATGAATAGAGGTTATTATACATGTCATTAAGTGCTTTTATAAGAAATCAAGGCAAAATTTGCAACTACACATTTACTATTTGGTAACTTCAACCTTGCAAGTTATGATGTGATGTAGCAGAATGATGAGATGAAGGCAGAAACTGTTGACACTCTGTGTACAAGAATGCCAGACTAAAAGCTACATTTGCTAATTATGATGAACTGCTGAATAGACATTGCTAGGTCCTAGTGTCATCAGACAGTCATGTCCTGACAAACGTGAAGTACCACCAAAGCTATTAAAACCTAACGTTTTGAgacttttaaataacatttcaaagAATCTTATgactaaagaaatagaaatttcttaagaggccaggcgtggttcacacctgtaatcccagccctttgggaggtcaaggcaggaatactgcttgaacccaggtgttcgagaccaggctgggcaacacagtgagacttcatctctacagaatataaataaaaaatagccaggtgtggtggtacacgcctgtggtcctagctactcaggaggccaaggaggaacaccgcttgagcccaggaggtcaaggatgcaatGATCCACGCTCTGGCTACTGCACTCccgcctaggtgacagagcaagaccttgtctcaaaaaaaaaaaaaagaaaaagaaaaagaaacttcgtAAGAGGGGAATGAGAACTATCCAACATCTCAAAGATCAAGACAGCATAAGTCAGTAGCTTTCAAAATAGattttagcaggaaaaaaaacaaccaccattttTTTCAAACAGAATCTCACACAAAACTTCAATAAATGAAACAGATAAACATTTCGCTGCTTTAAGTGGTGATAAGGCTTCTACCTAACTTTCATCTAGGCAAAGGAGCAGCTGCAGAACATACTGAAAACCTGACCTAAACCTTTGACCTAAGGCTTACCAAAGCAACTTCCTTTGCTAAACAAAAAAGATGAGCTAtactgaataaacaaaacaacaaatgcaGCCCTCCCAATCTTGCCACACTATCTTTCTAACTAAAAGGAtaaacctcaaaaaacaaaacagaataaaaatgaaagctcCTAGTCATTCAAATGGATCTCCAGGATGTGTGATTATGATAGACTACTAGGAGTTGATATGAACCAAAGTGGTATCTGAACTAAAACACAAAGATGGAATGCCTTGCTATTCCAGTGaaatttattaatatgaaaaagGAGACAGGAAAAGTTATTTATGCAGAGTGACATTTGTTGGGGGAGGCCcagtaaataaaacacacactTACTAAGGCCTCAGTAAACTTAGCATTGTTGTCGTGCACTGCTGGCCACAGAGATGCGAACTTGGATAAATGGTGACCCCCGCTCTAGTTCCCCATGTCTCAGTTCAAGACCTtcgttaaaaaaataaagccatccacagggataaagaaaaagtattctCCAAAGAGTTCATGTATAATAGGCTCATTTCACTCATATTATCAAATATTGATAATATTggataatattaaatattacccCCCAGAGCAAAATATTACAAAGATTAAGACATCAAGAAAATGGATGCCCTAAGAGTGAAAGGTGCTGGCCTAAACAACCCAACAACCTCTTACTCTATAATCTTCCACACACATGTTATCAGTGGTCTAGGAATTCAATAAAGTTGAGAAGGACTCACAACTGTATCATGATAGCCAATCACTGAAGTGGCTATAAAACATTTGGAAAGAAACGTCTAAGAATCCATAAACGAGCAACCATGACTATGCTATTCAATTACCATTTACAACAATCAGGTTTCCCAGAGGCACACAGGTGAGAGTAGCGGAGCTGCCCTCGCAGAGAGGATGCATGTACTGCAGCTTATACACCCCGCTCAACTTCCACTTCTCCGGCATGGACAGTGCTTTGGCTTCGGTGCCCTGGGGAACGAAATGAAAGGGAAACAAATAATGAAGAAAGGTGTTACtctcaaaaagattaaaaatccaaaagactCCTAACTTGTTTGAAATAATCATTCCACATAGTCCTCTTAATACAATGCATCATTAATATtgccattatattttatattgtaggATAATATATTACAACACTTTTAATCAAAATTTTTGTTCAAACAGGTAAAATTGCAATATGGAAACAGGGATTGATCTCTCTCTTCCAAGACTCACTTCTCTGCCTagcaaaaccatatgattatttaaaactccaaaataatcaAATATCACTTCCTCTGTAAAgcctttttcaaagaaaaattgtttgCCATTTCCTTTCGTCCCCTAACAGTCTATTCATATTTCCGTTACACTTCAACTGTATTATTATCTATGTTTACTTGTGTTATTTctgattatctttttatttgtctCTCTCCTCTATTTATGTATGGACTCCTTGAGGACAGGAAATATCCCAATGTTTTTATATCCTAATTTCTGGGTCAGTGCATGGCATGCTGCAGGTGTGCACTGATCACCGAATTACTCTATATCTTTTTAACTTATAACATGGCTCTCAGACCAGCAACATTGGTATTATGCAGGAGTATGAAGAAGTACATGGTCCATTCTACAgttactaaatcagaatctgcattttaataaggtCCCCAGGTATTCCAaagcacattaaagtttgagaagcaataTTCTAAATGTTCTCCTCCATGAATTCCTGGCATCCTATATATGAATATGTCTCTCCCAGAACTTCACCAATATAGCACAGTGCTTTATATTTCTGTCTATCTCTGCCACTCTCAGACTATGGGCAACTTGACAGCAGGAACCATCCACATGTATGAGCAATTATAAGATGTTTGTGTTTTGCTTGCAGTACTTACCTGAGGCATGTAACCTGACTCCAACATGAGAAGATGTATCAACACTATCAAGGCATCATTGGCATCAGAACAGTCAGCTGATTGATACAAGGTCTCTAATGAATGTGGCACTTGCCCTTCCACCGATTCACTACAGAGCATGGGTTCTGAGGGATAGAAACCTGTGCCCTCTGCCATATCCTCAATATCTTGAATTGACTCAGCTTCAAAATTTTGACTAGGCCCtaactgaaaaaggaaaacaaaacaacgaATTAATTAAAAAGACTTATTTTTACACAATACTTTTTTGTATCCTAACGTGAACTAAGTGCTGAAAGTCAAAGTACATCACTGGGTTCAGAAATGGGAGACATTTTAAGTGAGtccttataaataaataagcctgCGACCTACTCTTCCATCCTCAATTCCTCACCTGTTAATTCTAGCCGATATGTCAAAAACCTGGAAATCATCCTAGACTCCTCCCTCTACCTAACTAAACCTTGTCCCAAATCTGATCAGTCTTCAAAGTTCCACTGAAACTAACTCCTAAACATGTCTAAAAGTTGCCCCTTCCTGCTCCATTGGTACTTCAGACTCTCATCATGTATTTCCTGACATCCAGCAAGAGCTTCCCTTGCAAGTACCCCTTCTTCAACTTTGTTGTCTTCCAATACATCCCATCCCCTGCTGCCAGAGTTTTCTTGACAATTAAAAATCCGATCATGTACTATGTCCCAGCTTAAAATTCACCAGTACCTCCCCAACGCAGACAACAGCATTTCCCTCAATTGTGCCTTAGATGTTCTTAGGAAAAAAGGTGGTCCACATGGAATAAGTGTGGAAAATGCTACATGCTGCAGCCACCTAACTTCACCCTCCATATTCACAAAATACTATATTTGCATTACAAAAGCACTGAGGAgtctaataacaataataatagtgtgTGCATAACACTTTACCAAAAAACTCCGTCTTCACCAGTCAGCATCCCTGTAACACCACCTCACGAAACTAGATTTTCAGAGGACACTGAGAAATGCAGGCCTACAAATGAAGCCCAAACTTCTAATTCCCTTCGCATACAGAGTCCTTCATCACCTGATCTCTGACTCATTACTAAGTTCACTTTCTGCCAGTGCCTTCTTACTCACCCCAATATTCTCCACTTCTTCAAAAGAGGTAACACAGACCACAACTCTGCCTTACAACGGCCTTGATTATTTAACCTTATCACACTGCACTGTACTGCAATTTTCTGATTACATATCTGCGTCCTTCCATGACTACAAGCTTATAAAAAAACAGACTACATGTCACCCATTTTTGTAACCCCAGTAAAGTACCTAGCACAAAGCAGGTATTCAATGTCTGCTGAACAAATGCTGAAGGATAATACCTTACAACTtcataatgtctttattttcaaaatgttttcttatttgtaccTTATAACAATCCTGTAAAACAGGCATGGCAGGTATTGCCTTTTTATAGATCCTGTAATTATAAATCTGaaagattaaataacataatCAAGGTTATCaactaataaaaatttgaaaCGAACCCAGATCTCCAAACTTGCAGCTCAGGActttgagatgaaaaaaaaaaaaaaaaaaaacctaagttaCCTGTATTAAGTttgctcagaaagcttgtttcctAGGCATATGCCCAACTCTTAATGCAAAGCAtaagtttcttctttttaggGTTTGCATTTCCATTAAAGAAGGggcaaaggaaattaaaattacacAGTATATGTAAAAGGTTGGAGGAATGTAAGGGAGCCA from Macaca thibetana thibetana isolate TM-01 chromosome 10, ASM2454274v1, whole genome shotgun sequence harbors:
- the FBXO7 gene encoding F-box only protein 7 isoform X3; protein product: MQDEQPSDSFQGQAAQSDVWNDDSTLGPSQNFEAESIQDIEDMAEGTGFYPSEPMLCSESVEGQVPHSLETLYQSADCSDANDALIVLIHLLMLESGYMPQGTEAKALSMPEKWKLSGVYKLQYMHPLCEGSSATLTCVPLGNLIVVNATLKINNEIRSVKRLQLLPESFICKEKLGEHVAKIYKDLQKLSRLFKDQLVYPLLAFTRQALSLPDVFGLVVLPLELKLRIFRLLDVRSVLSLSAVCRDLFTASNDPLLWRFLYLRDFRDNTVRVQDTDWKELYRKRHIQRKESPKGRFVMLLPSSTHGIPFYPNPLHPRPFPSSRLPPGIIGGEYDQRPTLPYVGDPINSLIPGPGETPSQFPPLRPRFDPIGPLPGPNPILPGRGGPNDRFPFRPSRGRPTDGRLSFM
- the FBXO7 gene encoding F-box only protein 7 isoform X2 is translated as MARPPGGSGPLLDSEHSSLQNNDQPSLATSSNETSMQDEQPSDSFQGQAAQSDVWNDDSTLGPSQNFEAESIQDIEDMAEGTGFYPSEPMLCSESVEGQVPHSLETLYQSADCSDANDALIVLIHLLMLESGYMPQGTEAKALSMPEKWKLSGVYKLQYMHPLCEGSSATLTCVPLGNLIVVNATLKINNEIRSVKRLQLLPESFICKEKLGEHVAKIYKDLQKLSRLFKDQLVYPLLAFTRQALSLPDVFGLVVLPLELKLRIFRLLDVRSVLSLSAVCRDLFTASNDPLLWRFLYLRDFRDNTVRVQDTDWKELYRKRHIQRKESPKGRFVMLLPSSTHGIPFYPNPLHPRPFPSSRLPPGIIGGEYDQRPTLPYVGDPINSLIPGPGETPSQFPPLRPRFDPIGPLPGPNPILPGRGGPNDRFPFRPSRGRPTDGRLSFM